TTTATAAAagttagtttttattttcctagTTGTTTTGTTTCCTCCAAGGCTGAAAAAAGTCAGATCTACAGTTTTTGGGCAACATCCGAGAGACACGTGCGGCACGAAAAGGCTCTCAAATCGCAAATCGTTCAAAGAGAAGTGGCAATTTAGCGAAAATCGCTGCGCGTGGGTTTCACACGCCACTCATTCCAGGAGCTTTTCTCACCACACATGCCGAACCAACGGACTTGCAGCCATCAAATCCTTTAGATCGAACTACTGTGGCTGCAAAGAGACAGGCATGTGGGCACCACGCGCCATCACAGATTTTGAAGTCTACCTAAGTTGGTCCAAACTATAATACGTCCAATTTTGCCTATATCTTactgcttttatttgttttttttttctcaaattttaccAGGATACTTTTATATGTAAAGAGTTTAGTAAAATATTCGAACCGTTGGCACTCCGGTGATTACCACTTCCTCTTTGGTCCCTTGGCGATCTCtctccaccacaacccacgagccctactttttttacttttgctcCGGCTCGAGATTCACATGTACTCCTTTGGGAGAGTGTGAAATTTTGCAATGACGTATAATGCGAAGGAGTTTGGATTTTTTAACtggttttttattataagagttGTCATTTTTGGCCACAGGATTGTAAAGACGAGCCAATGGACTTCCCCAACAACCATTTCAAGATAAAATGCAGTCACTACAATCACCATGACCTACGGTCATGGAACTACAATCCCACTCTCggattgtataaaaattatcaCTTTGTGCAGCTCCCTCCTTGGAGGGAAGGACAGGAaacatttatttgtttctaGGACctatttctttatctttttatattgtGTTACATTAGTTAAGAATTGTATTTGTTGAAATCCTCGTATCCCTTACTcatatatttctatattttttaaaatattataatatattaggcatgcttgtgaaaaaaaaaagggtattgGGTTGTAAGTACTAATGACAAACGTGAGGATAGTAATCTTGTATTCTTGATCATCACAAGGTAAATAGGTTAGTGACCATACCACTGGCCTGACGCACAGTAGCTTTAgttgatatatatttgatgGATCAGTCCTATCAAAACAGTCATGCACATTGCACTCATGAACTGTACGTGTGAAAATTATTAACATGGATTAAGGGTGAAAATCGACTTCTTCGAcgcggtttttgggcaaaacaaACGCCGACCGATGTCTGGAAAACTAGGGGAGCAACTGACTATAATCGGTCGATGGAGAGGAGGAAACCAATCCAGGCGGTTCTCAGTCGGCGTCGGTTCCTCTAGCGGCGAGATtctactgagagagagagagagttgcagaggaGATCAGGAATTGGAAGAAGGCTGGGGAAGAAAAAGACCCCATACGGAAACGATGCCGTTtaacttaagtttaagtggaaatGCGTCCTTTCAGACAGATTGGCGTCATTTTAATTAgggtatatttaaaaaaataagttttattatatCGGTCAGTTCAGCGGTCCGTTCCAGCTTCAAAACGGGACCGAACCGTTGAACGtcgatttcttcaaattttcaacGCACCCAGCTggttctccaccggttccgGTCGGTGCCTAACGTGGCTGGTCGGTTCGTGTTGGTGGCGGCCGGTTGCATCAGTTTTTGTACAGCACTAACATGGATGCATGcaagtataaaaagaaaaattgtatatCCAGTcaattttatatacttttttgcACACAAGCTATATGATTGACTGTATCCAATGGAGTACGAAAGTAATATACGTAATTGACTATATGTAGCATAATCGATTATGATTTAAGTTTTTACTGCATATTATATCTGCGcatcatatatcatattttatgcaatgaaaagttttttatttctatttttgtgataattcattcttaaaaaaaaaaaacaatagaagaaACGTAGAGCTTGTAAAGGTTAGAATTATATCCCGCACTAGTAACTTATACGTAGTTACGTACGTAGTACAGGTTTTTGTTGCGGATCCAATGCCATGAATGAAAAGAGACAAACTCTGGACAGTTGTAAAGACTTGTACCAAGAGCCTCAGGCTTTTGCCGAAAAAGGTTGCGCAAAAGAGATGATAGTTGAGTCAGAGACACGCAGATGATGAATGGCATTGGCAGCTAGCCAGCCAGGCTGATTACAGGCCGGCCGGAAGGAGGAGACAAAGGAGTACATACCGGCACAGACAAATGTACTCAGAAATTACCATCATGATCAGCTGGCCGGTGGTGCTCGTGCATGTGATACCATCCATGATTACTCATATATAATAAgtgttattaaattttatatatgaatagtaataaaaaaattttaataaaaaaattttattaagttttgaaaaatgagagtcaaatatttgaataaaaacatattataaaataagtgtTGTGTTGGAGTTTATTAAACTgaatagataaagttaaaaaaaattatttgaatagattttttttaaaaatatttttgttttacagtttgtaaaaattgtattaatttttatgctttattttgaaatttttaaaagttatatttattattgataatatgagtaatgattagatgaaattaaaaactaaaaattaaaaaaatggtttgtattttaatgatgtttagaaataaaattttgaaaattttcatatttatttaccaAACATGCCCTAATCTGTCTCTCACAGAGATGAGGTTGTGTACGACCATGGGCGCGTAGGTATGCCCCAATTGAGACTACAATTACTTGTCTGCTTCTCTTTAGATAAGCAATTTCTATGTCTTGATCTCCTATATTAATGATCTATCAGAGGCTAGGAAGAGGAAATTATTAGACATCATGAGCTAGTCGAAAACATGAAGTACTTCATTCCATCTCTATCTAATATAACCGTGATATCTCAATCCTTTAATTAGACGAATCACATCGAAATTAACAATCATTCAATTAGGTGATCCTTCCCTTAATTTAATCAACTTTGTAGTAGACTTCCAAGTTCGTGTCCTACTCCACTGCGGCTTCTCAACTTTGTAGTAGACTTCCAAGTTCTATTTCCATCATTCCTTCCATCTTCCACAACAACATTGTCCTCAAGATGCAACCATAGAAACTGTCCATTTAACTGTTTTGTTTCTTCCCACTTTGCATCTTCCATTGTTTCAAAGAGGAAGACTTGAGGCGTCTGCCACTTGTGTCCCGGCATGTGAACCTTTTATCACAATTGAAACATTTCCCTTTCTCTTGCTTCTGCTACATCTCCTTCCAACTTAGTCTTTTAAACTCAAGATTGTTGTTGTTACATGTTGTAAAAGGTTTAGTGATCGCTTGAAAGACCTCTGTTGCTTGAACATGTATTCGACTCCATTCTGGATGTGTACTTTCTCTTTGTTTATTTAACTGATCGTCCCTTATTCTTGCCAATTCAATGGTCTCACGCAGTATTCTTGACTTGAACTTCTGAACGTCTGTAGCGATTTTATCCTTCAATCCTCCAAAAAATGTGCCTATCAGTGCCTTTTGAGGCCAACCAACCATTATGGTTGCTAGGCGTTCAAACTCACGCTGATAATCTCGGAGAGACCCAGTTTGACAAATCCGAGATAGTGCTTCATCAAAGTCCTAGTATTCAGTTTGTCCAAACCGCACAAACATCTCCCGCACAAAGTCATCTCAAGTGATGAGCTTTTCTTCCTCCTTGTAGACTCGTTGAACTAATTGCCACCATACATTCACCTCACCTTCTATTGGAAGGAGGCTAATCGCACCTTATGATTCTCAACAATaccttgaaattcaaagaactgTACCGCTTGATTTACTCACATCGTTGGATCATCGCCAGAGTAACGTGGAAAGTCCATTTTAAACTGACATGGATGAAATTGTTGGTGTCCTCCATTTCCTTTGTATGGAATCCGCAAGTGTGACCCTATTTCTTCTGACTTTGAAAAGTCTTCGTCTGGACGACGGAAGGGTTGCTCCTATGATGCCTCCAAAAATTCTTTTGATTGCCTTCAAACTTTCTTCCATTGCTTGAACTTTGAAGCCTTGAACTGGTGTCTTTGGCACCTTCCCGTACCTCATACAGACCAGACTGTATTCCAATCTTTCAAGATGTTCCTTAGTTGTAGCCATGCTATGATATCACTAATGGAACCAGGATCTTACTACAATGAAAAGTGATAAATTGTGATCCACTCAAGGCTGGAACAAACCACAAGTTTTATATTCTTTCTAATTAGTCTAAATAAACTATAGACACTTGTATTTATAGCCATGCATGCACTCCTGACCATATACGAAACCTATTCctattctaataaaaataacaatcatATACAACTACTAACATGAActagtttaattaaaacaataaaataactgaTAGTCATAATAACTCTTCTTActctatttaaataataactCTTCCTAGAATAAAATGCAACTTAAACCCACTTTGTGTCTTACTCCACTGCAGCTTCTCCACTTCCTAGCTAGTAGACTTCCAAATTCCATTTCCATATCATATATAGATCAGAATCTGTATTATTTCGAGATCAAAAGATGAGTTATTTCATCTAGTCTTCATGATCAATCTCCTCCGATCCAGCTTGTCATTGTCGAAATATATATAAGCCGACACTTGAAAAAACGCAATAATAACGTACACCCACGTAAAAACGCATACCGAACTTCATTTTCGTGTCAAATACATTTACAAGACGTACTGCAACCTACAGGCGCCAGGCATTATTACACAGATGCACATAATTGATCAAGCAGCACATGATCCCGAAAAATCTTCCTCGATTTGTAATTCATAGCTTTATCCTTTTCTTGTCATTTTCATAAACTTTTCTCGTCATAAAGAAAGATGATCAGAATCATGGTCCCCCAATATGCATGCAAATATTTGTACCAACATAACTTGTGGGTTAATGCTGTACAGAAAAGCCACATGGGTAAACTTGTACCGATTTCTTACATATAATAGTACCTTGTTTTCTCCATGACCACTAAATTATGTACCTAGTACAATTTGGACCATGGCTATGGTTGTGCTCAACCAAAAAATCCATGGTCCCCATTGCTTGGCCACGATGGCTAATTGTCCACCAACCAAAACATATGGCTAGTTGTAACGTCTGAAGGAAAAGTTAATCATGAAGAGTTTGTGATATTTCTGCGATCGAGGATGTTTAATTTATCAAATGGGAGAGGAGATTCCAAGCACAGTTTTCTGTTTCTAGCCATATGTCGTCTTTGGAGAGTCATAGACTCATATGATCTTCCGTACTTAtggtttttgtatttgatttagCTTCGGCCGTACTACTGTTGCTGCCCTTTTTCAAGACATTAATGGTACATGCATATATTCTTGCCGCACcggaaatagtttttttttcttaatcgaTTCCTCTTGCTATTTGAGTCCTCTTTCCGTcgagtactagtactactaacTACTACATGCTTAGGTTTCCTTCAAAACACAGGTACTGGAGTCCGAGAACTTGTTCATGACACACAACAAGGCTTTTTTGTCCTTATTCCCTTCTTCTACGCTTCCTGcagctttcttcttcttcttcttcttcttcttcttcttcttctaatttaATAAACATATGCATGCAGTAGGACAAGCAAATCAGTTGTCATTATCACTTAATTTCTACCCACAATTTGTTAACGAAGTGATCACATAATGTGTGTTCCCAAGACAAgggaattatatttatatatatatatatatatatatatatatatatgcaattaaaCATCATGGTACACCACAATAATCTTGTTGAAAAGGGGCCGGATCGATGGCCCACCCGCACGCATCATATAGATCGATCTTTTTGTGATCTGTTCCAATTCATGTTGCTCAGGCAAGGCGATCGAGATCAGAATTCTTGCCTATTTTTCTTTATCGCTGAATCTAATACTGCAGAAATTATGAAAACGTTCTGATGGATTTGAGTTaagaaaaatcataaagttGGAAGATCAGTAGATGATGGGGTACCGATCATCTCTACATGTGTTGAGAACAATTCATGCCTATCTTTTCCAAATTCCAATTTTTCTTCAGTTCGAGCTTAGCCTTTCGATTCAATAATCTTCTTCCACAAAAGTAGGATTGTTGATACATTTTTCCTTCAAGGGCCTACGCTTCAGCAAGGGGCCTAAACTTCAGGGGCTCTTATTTTTGGTCGAATTTAATATACTGCAATGACTCGTGAAAGTAGTAAGTATTGTATATTAGAATGAAATGTAAGATGATAAGTATGTCGAGTCCTCAAATTACCTTCGTTTCGGCTTTAAAACGACTTGAAATGGGCCTGAACGAGTAGGGAAACCGGGTAAAAAACGTTGTCCGGGGGTCACGGCTTGGGCTCCGGCGAGGGTGCTAAATAGAAACCGGATCATATGTTGGACTTCGTTCATTTGTACTTAGATTCTAATATGGGCTTGGATTTCAATTTAGGGGACGCCACTCTTCTATTCTGGGCCCCCATTGGACTTGGGCCACAGAACAGAAGGTGAAATGGCGTCATCAAACATATGAACAAAGGGGAAGGTTTTCCTCGCCAATAATAGAGACGATCTTcaaattcttaattaaattaactGAAGGAAGGGAAAATCCTAGtatatattatcaaaacaaaaaggatGGGTATATATACAGTGATGGAGCTAAGAGGACTTTGAAACCAAAAGAATATAATGTATgtaatatatacaaaagaatCGGCAGCGCAGCATCACTCATCAGCAGCACCAAAAAAGGAACCATATGCATCATTCTGAATCTCTGTCAGTGTCCACCACATCGCAAAACCATGGACAatctccttttcctttctttttggacaaatagaaaaaatatatacatcccTCTGTACTTAGCAGGGAGCAACAGGTTGAAGAGCTTTACACTGGGATGATAATTCTAAAGCTTCTCAACCGGCAAAAGAGTTGATTGTTATGTTTTGCAACCATCATGAGCCAATCAGGCTTCCAAAATCCCAccacttcttctttctctttacaTTGGGTGCAGGCAGATCTTGAGATGAAACAACAgtaaattaaatgagaaatcaTAAAAACTTAACGAACGTTTGTAATTAATATAGCtagattttgttctttttttatgcCAACAATAGTTTAACTGAGCTTGTCGTATCATCCATCTGCAACCCTTTTCAATAGCTCCTTGgataaatagaaatttaaaagaagCACAAAGGATAATAACCAATTGGTGGAATTGTATTTAAAGATGCCTTATCCAATGTATTTAAAGGATGAGTGTACATGACTAGGCAATGGGTTGTTAACATCTTCAATACTTGAGACTTAGAAATACAACCCACAACAAAAGGACTAGCTGAATGAAGACAACATATAGATAGTGGGATTAACTGTTCATTGCTCcttaaaatgagttttcatAATGTATAGAAGGGGCTTGATATGAGCTCACACTCCATTCCAAAAAGAATGCTTCCAATATTTCATTTACATGCCTCACTAAAGGGTATCTCAAAATGCCTTGGATTCCAAAGCTAAACATGCAGTATGTCTTGCCATGAGAGTGAGTGGAGTCAGGAGATGGACTAGTTAAATAGGGGTTTTTTTTATCCGCCGGTAGGTAGAGAGACCTAACTTGTTCTTCTGGTAATTTTTTCTTTGCTCATTTCTTCCTTCCAAAGCTTAGCAAGTGAAGGACAAATGACAATGAATCCtaacacttttttcttttgataaatttgtCCTAACCCTTACAAGGTGAAAGCTTTATAATGAATGGCGAAACGTGATAAAGAACAGTAAgaagcaagaaacaaaattaggtTTCcagtttataataaaaattagtcGCAATGTCATTGTAGGTACTTCAAGggtcaaatttttaattttattaaattggaCAAAATGTATATTGTGAAGAATTAAATGTTTACCTCCCTCTGGATAAATTGAATTGTAATGCACCTCAGCCCAAAAGCTCATAAAAATAACTACACAAgccccaagaaaaaaaatcagtgtCTTATGCTCACCATCTTaccaaacaaatcaaaatattttttttttctaagtaaaacaattatatatatcaaaaggagtaaccaagtacactaaaTATATACAAGAGAACAACTTGCCCATAATATAAAACCcctaataacccaaaaagcccgtgaaaaacaacccaaaatacaccaagcccgacccTGACCCCTTgcttcccgtagaactaaaactcttcccaaacaaatcaaaatatgaaaaggaCAATGAAAGGGGCATGAAAGTTTATCCACTCAGATGATAATGGCTagtaaaaaatgttttctatcTTACCGATAAATTTAATTAGTGTAATTTACCAAGTTTGGTACCAAGCTTACAACTCCACAAAGTTGTTCAAAGCGGTCCAGTGGTCAAGCCAAAAAAAGATACTAAAAGAAACATAATGGAGTCATCGGTTATGGAACAAATACAAAGTCAAGCAAGCCATCACAAGCTCTGTAAAGATTTGAagggatttaaatatatatgaaaaacctACCCTACACAACCCAGAGTGTGGTGGATCAGATGATGAggttcaaatttattaatactcCTTTTATATTATGACAGAATGTTTTGTATATTAAAAAACAGTGGGTTTTGCCCGCAAAATAAAAGTTGCCTTTGGTgtccaataaatttatataaaaatactccAAGCTCCCTTAAAATTTCAGAGAATGTAACCGGCATGCATGAACACACTGACATCTTAAATTTGAGACtggcataattttttttataagtaaatttgaGGCTGgcataataaaaatagattattcCATTTTTGCATctcaactttctttttctttttctttttctttttctttttctttttctttttctttttgaaaagtttTGGCATCTCAATATCTAGTAGTCAGAACAACCACAAGCGTGATCTCCTTGGGTTATAAAACATCAAGTTTCATGATGACAATGAAAAGTTCAGTACTTACCTCGGTTGGACTTCTGGATATGTGGAAGGATCTCAATGTAACAtgtgttcttaaatgaagttagAACAAATATCTTGACACCATACTGCAAACAAATGataaaacatgcataatttttctACAGAGTAGGTCATCACACGAAAATATGTAGATTCATGTAGATGTCAACAAATATGTGAAACAAAAAGCACCACAATATTCATGCAGTATATATTACATGAACTGGGGAAAGGGGGAGACCAGGAGGAGCAGCACCTGTGCCTAATTTTGCAAAGaaacatattttcatatttaaaaaaaaaaaaaacccttgatTAGGAATACTTGATCATCTTTAAACCAGTCAATACGTATGCtacacaatgagatttcaattCTGGAAAGTCTTACCAGATATTTAATcaaaagtatttctttttttaagttaaaaatgcAACACATAATTTCCCCATATGTGCACCACAAAGTTCTTTCTGCATTCAACAATACCTTCCATTTATATTCACTTGCAGAAGATATTCATATTCAagctctttcaaaaataaaaaatatttaaattcttCTTATTGTTTTTAATACCGCCAAGACAAATCTAGCAGAAATTAAAGggaggaattaaaaaaaaaattcctataatTCCTTATACCCAGTCTGCAGCAGCTTGCAATGTCACATGATCACCCCATTCGCCATTCCTATTTCATGAACCCAAAAAAGGATGCATATAAGCATgatagatattttaataaagcTTTCTTTGAATGAAGTACGGTGAAAGCGAGGAATAGTACAATACTTGCTCATTTTCTTCAGATAATCATCGTAGGCCATTGGGACGTAACCCTTGTACATTGCTGGGTGAGACTTGAGCTGATGATATCAACACATCATGGTTGTCACATGTCTATAATGTTGGAGTACTGGCATCACaaaaaaagaatgcatttgAATGCCACCAACCTGTCGAATAATCTGTTCTCTAATAAAACCATGGTGCCCAGGAGAATGATACAGTTGATCGGATAAAGCACGAAACTGGAAAAATATGGACTATTAAGAATCTCTTACATccataatattgaaaaatatatattatcacaaGTAATGATGCGGTGCAATGAGCGATAAAATTTACCCAAggattttttataagtattacaCAAGGACttgaagagaaataaatacTCTTAAATCTAAGGttattatcaaataattaaagtcaGAGAAATAGCAGAAACAGTAATCATCATTACTGAACAACTTCATTTGCAACTCAAAGGAGGAATTTACACAAAAATTAAGAAGCAAAAGACCAAGTGTTAGTACCTATAGTTAATAGCAGTTAAAAAAATCAGAGTCATATTCTTTATATTTGCAAGTGATTTGGACTCCAACTGTAGCTGGCAAAAGAAACCACCCCTATCTATCATACAGTCTTTTTTACTTTCTTGGTCCTGAAGCTATCATATATTCAGAATAGACATTTACAGAGAAGTACTACAGTTTCTCCAATTATAGAAGAAAATCCAAATAAATGTTTGTTGCCTTCATCATATGCTTATCAGCCGCAAAATATTCGCAAACAACAACTCACAAGATCTTATGGACATGATTCACCAGATAAATGTTTAAAGCTACTTGAGATCCCTTTTTCCCTttaaaatggaagaaatttagTCAAACAAcgttctttttttaaaaaaaagtaataataaggATGCTTTCCTTATGCAATATACTGCTTTTTTAGGTCTCTGACCCAAGAGGATAATAAAGATATAATCAGCACTAGCATTTTAGAAAAAATGCACTGTAAAGTGATGCTTATAATATCTCAATAaggattaaacaaaaaaataattataaattaaacttCTTTATCTTCAACCTCCAATCCCCAAATAagctgcttcttttttttttctaaagtatGCAATAAACCAGCCTTTTTGTTTAATCGCTGATAACAATAACACAAAACCTATCACTTGCATTTCCAAGATTTACTACTTATGCAGAAAGGTAAGCGGGAAAGATAACAAACCTGACAGTTACCATCCCCTAGAACCTTAAGCTCAACCAGATCATATAACTGCAGTCTGAAAAGACCAAATATCTTAACACCAGATACGCAATAATTTGAACAGTTTCTACATACAGAAAGGACCCCAAAAGAAAGCAAAGATAAAAAAGctttaaaactttataaatattacatatataaagttttgataactttatatatactaatgtgggaaaggaatatatattacgcagacatgtatatatatatattaccaagTTATGGCTGTTTCagtatatttgatattttcagTAATTTATGTTTGAAAAAACCATAATAGATATATAACAATCTAGAGCTCCCAATAATCAAATGTACTAAGGATAGCAatatacagtgagaagatgacAGAATACCTTTCTAGCAGCCTTTGGTGATCTGATATTTCTTCATCCACAGAGGGtattttctcatttgttttggGGACATGCTGCAAAACCAAATTTTAATAGCCACCACATccttaaaacaaaattagaaaagCAAATATATCTGCTCAAATGTAAGCTATCCatcttaagatttttttttttttcccggaaAATGTCCAAGTAGGGACAGAACCTTAGTCCACagaaagtatacaagagaagcACCCAGAAGGACTTATCAAGAAAAAGGGAAGCACCCAGAAGGGAAAAACTAACATCTAtgaattaaaagataaataaactcCACTAATAACTAGTGACCGCGGTCCAGTCAGAAAGAATGCAAGAATCAAAACTTCAACTTTGCCAAGGATAATTTACACCCCTCAAAATCCCAtgcattcctctctctctctctctctcattttgatagataagataagattttatttgatcaaataggcaaaacccaagtatacaggaagtatttgtttttaaaaattgttggATCATCATACCATAATCGAAGTTCAAGCATTCTAACAATCAAGAATCTGTATCATTTAcacaaaattgaaaactaaagagaaaatgcatcctctctctctcaaaatatattgaaaatggATTCACACTTATGGTACTAGTGAGATCATTTGCTTCGTAGgatatttaataagtttatgacATTCTATTCCAAACAGCACCCCTGAAAAAAGTAGAGAATTCCAAAAAAGTAGAAAATGCTGCTGCTCCACTAAAAGGAGTGCTGCCAATCTCCTGATGTTCAAATATAAAGATTCTCCTACTTCATTTGTGGAATCTACATCAAATGTCACCAGTTTTGACATACACCACTACACATGATGAGGTGTTGGAACCAGCAAGAGGAGTTCAGATACTATAATTTTCTCCCTTAAAAGAAAAGACTTACAGGAACAGGAATCATCTGATTAAATCTTTTGCCTACTTCATCATCAAGAGCAGACTCGTCTGTAATATCCAATGTACGCAAACAGTCTTCTGCATTGGATAATCTTTCCCATGGACAAGAACATGAAT
This window of the Juglans regia cultivar Chandler chromosome 12, Walnut 2.0, whole genome shotgun sequence genome carries:
- the LOC109015250 gene encoding OVARIAN TUMOR DOMAIN-containing deubiquitinating enzyme 9-like isoform X2, encoding MDTYELDPDVTRWGLHLLDVCTLKNTGCCSTITRYDQDLSQVEYVREGFSENANVENDEVVARALQEEFSRIYSLEASGLSNVGEAHLQASVLAQDWLGPSERRYSSGHENDKKAGHNPGRKMEDADPSKSVILKADDHRKIGNDLVAELEIFNSCSCPWERLSNAEDCLRTLDITDESALDDEVGKRFNQMIPVPHVPKTNEKIPSVDEEISDHQRLLERLQLYDLVELKVLGDGNCQFRALSDQLYHSPGHHGFIREQIIRQLKSHPAMYKGYVPMAYDDYLKKMSKNGEWGDHVTLQAAADWYGVKIFVLTSFKNTCYIEILPHIQKSNRDLPAPNVKRKKKWWDFGSLIGS
- the LOC109015250 gene encoding OVARIAN TUMOR DOMAIN-containing deubiquitinating enzyme 9-like isoform X1, translated to MDTYELDPDVTRWGLHLLDVCTLKNTGCCSTITRYDQDLSQVEYVREGFSENANVENDEVVARALQEEFSRIYSLEASGLSNVGEAHLQASVLAQDWLGPSERRYSSGHENDKKAGHNPGRKMEDADPSKSVILKADDHRKIGNDLVAELEIFNSCSCPWERLSNAEDCLRTLDITDESALDDEVGKRFNQMIPVPHVPKTNEKIPSVDEEISDHQRLLERLQLYDLVELKVLGDGNCQFRALSDQLYHSPGHHGFIREQIIRQLKSHPAMYKGYVPMAYDDYLKKMSKNGEWGDHVTLQAAADWYGVKIFVLTSFKNTCYIEILPHIQKSNRVIFMSFWAEVHYNSIYPEGDLPAPNVKRKKKWWDFGSLIGS
- the LOC109015250 gene encoding OVARIAN TUMOR DOMAIN-containing deubiquitinating enzyme 9-like isoform X3; translated protein: MDTYELDPDVTRWGLHLLDVCTLKNTGCCSTITRYDQDLSQVEYVREGFSENANVENDEVVARALQEEFSRIYSLEASGLSNVGEAHLQASVLAQDWLGPSERRYSSGHENDKKAGHNPGRKMEDADPSKSVILKADDHRKIGNDLVAELEIFNSCSCPWERLSNAEDCLRTLDITDESALDDEVGKRFNQMIPVPHVPKTNEKIPSVDEEISDHQRLLERLQLYDLVELKVLGDGNCQFRALSDQLYHSPGHHGFIREQIIRQLKSHPAMYKGYVPMAYDDYLKKMSKNGEWGDHVTLQAAADWLFL